Sequence from the Diorhabda carinulata isolate Delta chromosome 5, icDioCari1.1, whole genome shotgun sequence genome:
TGCCAGACTTGTGGCAAGTTCATGTGTCTGGGACATTTAACTTGTATTTGTAGCGAATGTAATTTACCttaattttcaactttatatgcaaaatgttttatttgtattttatatattttatggtttaataaatattaaaagttttttattgttattcttttttaatCTGATGAATCTTGTATACAACATTCTCCGTGCGACAGAAACATATGCGGAGTCACAGTCCGCCGCCAGTGGCCGTACCCAGAATCTGAGCCAGTTCCGGAAGGTTAATAAGAATGATGttgtaaaaaagaagatttttttctgaaaaactgCGTGTATTCtgcttaaaataaaaacaaaatataaaactacaagtataaaatcaaataacaaaaattaacacTAAAATGGCTCAACCAACAAATTGCTGATATACAAATCAATCTCAAAGCCGATCTGACTGTATGGGATCCAATTCTGGGGATGCCCTAAATCTACTACGATCAACATAATACAAAGGTTTCAATCTAAAACATTAAGAAACCTGGTGGGTGCTCCATAGTATGTCAGTAATCATACCCTCCATTCTGATTTCAACATTAATACATCAAAAATGAGATTCAGATTATGGCCGTAACATACAATCAACAGATGGCAAACCATGACAACAAGCTAATAGAAGAACTATCCAATAATTGTCCATGCACGAGAAGACTACGTAGGCCTCAAGACCTACTACAACtttgaaaaatagtatataaGGATCAGCATTAATGAATGCTTCCCTTCCAAGTTAAATACAGACCATTAATTTACTTAATACTCACATGTGATGTAGATTGTAAATatgcaaatattataataaaaaaagtaaataataaatttacaattttcagtagaattcttaaataaaaagttaccagaagtaacaaaacaaattataaatattttaatagctTCATTCACTTCTCTGAAGTTgccttttttcctaatttttgaaAGAGTTCATCATTTCTTCACacaacatcaatttttttatttctacccCCCATCTGTATTTATTAAGATTACGATTTTTACTAATCACCCTATGACATGGAACAAAATAagcaatattatttttagatatcGCGTTTGCTACAGCCCTAGACCCTCTAGGATTACCAATACCTTTAGCTACTTCTTCATATGAAACTGTAGATCCTCTCTGAATGCTTAGTAAATATTCCCaaactttcatttgaaaattagtaCCTTTAAGTTGCAAGTGAATAATGCCAGTTGCATTCATTTCAAAGTAATGAACAAACCTGCCAATAATTTGATCATTAAGAGTATAATTTGATAGAGgataaatgtttttcaattctttgaaGCCTAAATTATAATCTTTGCAGAAGTATACAAAGCACAGTTTTTCTCCATCAGTAATTGCAAGTAAGCAGGGtccatattttgttattatttttccatgTATAATAAGATTTGGATTCTGTCCATATTCATGTGATGTAATTTTAGTAACTACATATTGGAACATtatttacacaaaaatttattacctccaatttgaatattatagTTAAACAATAAACACAACtagcttttaaaaatttttcaatatttaaagcTAATATGCATAAATTTATACTTCTCACATCACTATAGACCATacatgtaatactcctatatgaaaaaaaaaaacgttctacgttacggtgccgataATATTAATCTTCTCtttcgttcgagacactttatctaaaCTTGGGAGTGCGCAGAGCCGAGATGTAACCTCgtaggatagagaaatcgttacCATTCCATCTTTCTTGGttggaacagcttccacttataaaAGCtatccatatagaagtattacatatatgctaTAGACAATGTATTAAAATAAGCTTTCGGAAACAAGAAATAAACTTATG
This genomic interval carries:
- the LOC130893903 gene encoding bifunctional transcriptional activator/DNA repair enzyme Ada yields the protein MFQYVVTKITSHEYGQNPNLIIHGKIITKYGPCLLAITDGEKLCFVYFCKDYNLGFKELKNIYPLSNYTLNDQIIGRFVHYFEMNATGIIHLQLKGTNFQMKVWEYLLSIQRGSTVSYEEVAKGIGNPRGSRAVANAISKNNIAYFVPCHRVISKNRNLNKYRWGVEIKKLMLCEEMMNSFKN